A section of the Rossellomorea marisflavi genome encodes:
- the radA gene encoding DNA repair protein RadA, protein MAKKKTKFVCSSCGYESAKWMGKCPGCNEWNTMVEEVAITGKQPRGAFQHSEGPSKAEKLTSIETMQEPRVLTDSKELNRVLGGGVVPGSLVLIGGDPGIGKSTLLLQVSSQLAEQKQKVLYISGEESIKQTKLRADRLNITADDLYIYAETNLQSIHQTIDQLSPDFVIIDSIQTIYHPEVTSAPGSVSQVRECTAELMRIGKTKGIAIFIVGHVTKEGSIAGPRLLEHMVDTVLYFEGERHHSYRILRAVKNRFGSTNEMGIFEMKELGLEEVANPSEIFLEERSQGSAGSTVVASMEGTRPVLVEIQALVTPTSFNNPRRMATGIDHSRVSLIMAVLEKRAGMLLQQQDAYLKVAGGVKLDEPAIDLAVAASIASSFRDKASRAQDCIIGEVGLTGEIRRVSRIEQRVQEAAKLGFQRVIIPQNNIGGWQAPGGIEVVGVSDIHQALGMILGG, encoded by the coding sequence TTGGCAAAAAAGAAGACAAAATTCGTATGTTCATCCTGCGGGTATGAATCAGCAAAATGGATGGGGAAATGTCCCGGGTGTAATGAGTGGAACACGATGGTGGAAGAAGTGGCCATTACGGGGAAGCAGCCCCGTGGTGCATTCCAACACAGCGAAGGGCCATCGAAGGCTGAAAAACTGACATCCATCGAAACGATGCAGGAGCCCCGTGTCCTTACTGATTCCAAAGAACTCAACCGGGTACTTGGAGGAGGAGTGGTGCCGGGATCGCTTGTGTTGATAGGGGGAGACCCGGGGATAGGGAAATCCACCCTGCTGCTGCAAGTATCTTCACAGCTTGCTGAACAAAAGCAAAAAGTCCTTTATATATCAGGTGAAGAGTCCATCAAGCAGACCAAACTGCGTGCGGACCGGCTGAATATCACAGCTGATGACCTATACATATATGCAGAAACCAACCTGCAGTCGATCCACCAGACCATCGATCAGCTTTCACCCGACTTTGTCATCATCGACTCCATTCAAACCATTTATCATCCGGAGGTCACTTCGGCACCCGGGAGCGTATCACAGGTCCGGGAATGTACGGCTGAATTGATGCGGATCGGTAAGACGAAAGGAATTGCCATTTTCATCGTCGGACATGTAACCAAGGAAGGATCCATCGCCGGTCCCCGTCTACTGGAGCATATGGTGGATACCGTTCTCTATTTTGAAGGGGAGCGCCACCATTCTTACAGGATCTTGAGGGCGGTGAAAAACCGTTTCGGTTCTACGAATGAAATGGGAATCTTTGAAATGAAGGAGCTGGGTCTTGAAGAAGTCGCCAATCCTTCAGAGATCTTCCTCGAAGAACGTTCACAGGGATCTGCCGGGTCGACGGTTGTTGCATCCATGGAAGGAACAAGGCCGGTGCTTGTGGAAATTCAAGCCCTTGTCACTCCGACGAGCTTCAATAATCCGAGACGTATGGCAACAGGAATCGACCATAGCAGGGTCTCCCTCATCATGGCAGTGCTTGAGAAGCGGGCAGGGATGCTCCTTCAGCAACAGGATGCCTACCTCAAGGTCGCAGGCGGAGTGAAGCTAGATGAGCCGGCTATCGATTTGGCCGTGGCGGCGAGCATTGCTTCAAGCTTCCGGGACAAAGCTTCACGCGCACAGGATTGCATCATCGGGGAAGTGGGACTGACCGGGGAGATCCGGCGCGTTTCACGGATTGAGCAGAGGGTGCAGGAAGCGGCGAAGCTCGGCTTCCAGCGGGTCATCATCCCGCAGAACAATATCGGGGGATGGCAGGCACCGGGCGGCATCGAAGTGGTCGGTGTATCCGATATCCACCAAGCGTTGGGTATGATTTTAGGAGGATAA
- the rlmB gene encoding 23S rRNA (guanosine(2251)-2'-O)-methyltransferase RlmB, translating to MSNELDFIGGRNPVIEALKSGRDINKIWIQEGSQKGSMQQVIGLAKDSNILVQFVPKKKIEQMVPENHQGVVASVAAYQYAEIDDLFNKAQEKGEDPFFLILDELEDPHNLGSIMRTADASGAHGIIIPKRRAVGLTSTVAKASTGAIEHIPVARVTNLSRAVEELKDRGVWIAGTDAKGSQDYRRLDGTLPIGLIIGSEGKGMSRILRDKCDFLVQLPMVGHVTSLNASVAASILMYEVYRTRHPLGE from the coding sequence ATGAGTAACGAATTAGATTTTATTGGAGGACGTAACCCCGTCATTGAAGCGTTGAAGTCGGGGCGGGATATCAACAAGATTTGGATCCAGGAGGGGTCGCAGAAGGGATCGATGCAGCAGGTCATCGGTCTGGCGAAGGACTCCAATATCCTGGTCCAGTTCGTACCGAAGAAGAAAATTGAACAAATGGTCCCCGAGAATCATCAGGGTGTCGTTGCATCGGTTGCAGCTTATCAGTATGCAGAAATCGATGATCTCTTCAACAAGGCACAGGAAAAGGGGGAGGATCCTTTCTTTCTGATCTTGGACGAGCTTGAAGATCCACATAACCTCGGTTCCATCATGCGGACCGCCGATGCTTCAGGTGCACACGGGATCATCATTCCGAAGCGACGCGCAGTCGGTTTGACGTCGACGGTGGCCAAAGCGTCCACCGGGGCCATTGAACATATCCCCGTGGCACGGGTCACCAACCTGTCACGTGCAGTCGAGGAACTGAAGGACCGCGGTGTATGGATCGCCGGTACGGATGCCAAGGGCAGTCAGGACTACCGCAGGCTCGACGGTACGCTTCCCATCGGTTTGATCATCGGGAGCGAAGGCAAGGGGATGAGCAGGATCCTGAGGGATAAATGCGACTTCCTTGTTCAACTGCCGATGGTCGGACATGTGACATCATTGAATGCCTCGGTGGCAGCCAGTATTTTAATGTATGAGGTTTACCGCACCCGCCACCCGCTGGGAGAATAG
- the ispF gene encoding 2-C-methyl-D-erythritol 2,4-cyclodiphosphate synthase, protein MFRIGQGFDVHQLVEDRPLIMGGITIPYEKGLLGHSDADVLLHAVADACLGAIAAGDIGKHFPDTDEEFKDADSAKLLQHVWAMVKEEGYELGNIDCTVIAQKPKMAPYIDEMRARIAELLEADPSQVNVKATTSEKLGFTGRGEGIAAQTTVLVKQK, encoded by the coding sequence ATGTTTAGAATCGGACAAGGCTTCGATGTGCATCAACTAGTGGAGGATCGTCCATTGATCATGGGCGGCATCACGATCCCATATGAGAAAGGGCTTCTGGGGCATTCTGATGCCGACGTCCTTCTCCATGCCGTGGCGGATGCCTGCCTCGGTGCCATTGCTGCCGGTGACATCGGGAAGCATTTCCCGGATACGGACGAAGAGTTCAAGGACGCAGACTCGGCCAAGTTGCTTCAACACGTATGGGCAATGGTCAAAGAGGAAGGCTATGAACTGGGGAATATCGATTGCACCGTCATCGCCCAAAAGCCGAAGATGGCCCCGTATATCGATGAGATGAGAGCAAGGATCGCCGAGCTCCTCGAAGCGGATCCATCCCAGGTGAATGTAAAAGCCACAACATCCGAAAAACTTGGTTTCACCGGTCGCGGAGAAGGGATCGCCGCTCAGACGACGGTTCTGGTGAAGCAAAAGTAA
- the gltX gene encoding glutamate--tRNA ligase, with protein sequence MSNEVRVRYAPSPTGHLHIGNARTALFNYLYARSVGGKFIIRIEDTDKKRNIEGGEESQLKYLQWLGIDWDESVDKEGEYGPYRQSERNHIYEQYLNELLESGKAYKCYCTEEELEAEREAQSASGQMPRYSGKCRNLTAEEQEKLAAEGRQPSIRFRVPEGRVFSFNDIVKDEVSFESDGIGDFVIAKKDGTPTYNFAVAVDDYLMKISHVLRGEDHISNTPKQLMVFDALGWQPPVFGHMTLIVNESRKKLSKRDESIIQFIEQYEALGYLPEALFNFIALLGWSPKGEDELFSREEFIKIFDPERLSTSSALFDNQKLTWMNNQYMKALDLDQVVALAEPHLIKAGKISGNPTAEEHEWVRRVVGLYQEQMSFGAEIVELSEMFFKDDLEYDAEAKAVLDEEEVPEVLRAFLEEIEALENYEAAEIKKSIKNVQKSTGHKGKKLFMPIRVAVTGQTHGPELPNAIELLGKDKVKLRLQGLLG encoded by the coding sequence ATGTCAAACGAAGTACGCGTACGCTATGCCCCGAGTCCAACGGGTCATTTACATATCGGGAATGCCCGTACGGCCCTATTCAACTATCTATATGCCCGCAGTGTGGGCGGGAAATTCATCATCCGCATCGAGGATACGGATAAGAAGCGGAACATTGAAGGCGGAGAAGAAAGCCAGCTTAAGTATCTTCAGTGGCTTGGGATCGACTGGGATGAAAGTGTAGATAAGGAAGGCGAATACGGCCCATATCGTCAATCCGAGCGGAACCATATTTACGAACAGTATTTGAATGAGCTACTTGAAAGCGGAAAAGCTTATAAATGCTACTGTACCGAAGAAGAGCTGGAAGCTGAAAGGGAAGCGCAAAGCGCATCCGGTCAGATGCCTCGCTACTCCGGTAAATGCCGCAACCTGACAGCGGAAGAGCAGGAGAAGCTTGCTGCGGAAGGGCGCCAGCCGAGCATCCGTTTCCGTGTGCCTGAAGGCCGCGTATTTTCTTTCAACGATATCGTAAAAGACGAAGTATCATTCGAATCTGACGGTATCGGTGATTTTGTCATCGCGAAGAAAGACGGTACACCGACGTATAACTTTGCCGTGGCAGTCGATGATTACCTTATGAAGATTTCCCATGTGCTCCGCGGAGAAGATCATATCTCCAATACACCGAAGCAGCTCATGGTCTTTGACGCTCTCGGCTGGCAGCCGCCGGTATTTGGTCATATGACCCTGATCGTGAATGAAAGCCGCAAGAAGCTGAGTAAGCGTGATGAAAGTATCATCCAATTCATCGAGCAGTATGAGGCCCTCGGCTATCTGCCGGAAGCGCTCTTCAACTTCATCGCCCTTCTAGGCTGGTCGCCAAAAGGGGAAGACGAGTTGTTCTCAAGGGAAGAATTCATCAAGATTTTTGACCCTGAGCGCCTTTCCACATCGTCTGCCCTGTTCGATAATCAGAAGCTGACGTGGATGAACAACCAGTATATGAAAGCCCTCGACCTTGACCAGGTGGTGGCCCTTGCTGAACCGCATCTGATCAAAGCAGGCAAGATCAGCGGGAACCCGACTGCAGAAGAGCATGAGTGGGTGCGTCGCGTGGTAGGTCTATATCAAGAGCAAATGAGCTTCGGGGCTGAAATCGTCGAGCTTTCAGAAATGTTCTTCAAGGATGATCTGGAATACGACGCAGAAGCAAAAGCCGTATTGGACGAGGAAGAGGTTCCTGAAGTGCTCCGTGCATTCCTTGAGGAGATCGAAGCACTTGAGAACTACGAAGCGGCAGAAATCAAAAAATCCATCAAAAATGTCCAGAAGTCGACGGGACACAAAGGCAAGAAGCTATTCATGCCGATCCGCGTGGCCGTTACCGGTCAGACACACGGTCCGGAACTTCCGAATGCCATCGAGTTGTTGGGGAAAGATAAAGTGAAACTTCGCCTTCAAGGACTTTTAGGTTAA
- the cysS gene encoding cysteine--tRNA ligase, whose protein sequence is MTIRLYNTLTRQKEEFKPLEEGKVKMYVCGPTVYNYIHIGNARPAIVFDTVRRYLEYRDYDVKFVSNFTDVDDKLIKAANELGEEVPTIAKRFIDAYFEDTGALGCQKADIHPTVTDNIDTIIEFISALVDKGFAYESQGDVYYRTRKFDGYGKLSHQSVDELKVGARIDVGDKKEDELDFVLWKSAKEGEISWESPWGHGRPGWHIECSAMAKRYLGDTIDIHAGGQDLTFPHHENEIAQSEALTGKPFAKYWLHNGYINIDNEKMSKSLGNFVLVHDIIKEHDPQVLRFFMLSVHYRHPINYNLELLENAKTALDRIRTSYDNLQHRKETSANLADHDQEWFSKVAALKDQFIEAMDDDFNTANGISSLFELSRQANYYLMEKNTSTAVIDSFLAQFQEFFGVLGLSLAASEELVDEEIDELIEKRLQARKDRDFQLADEIRDTLKARNIILEDTPQGTRWKRG, encoded by the coding sequence TTGACGATCCGTTTATATAATACACTTACTAGACAGAAGGAAGAATTCAAGCCCCTTGAAGAAGGGAAGGTCAAGATGTACGTGTGCGGACCAACGGTCTACAACTACATCCACATCGGGAATGCCCGGCCGGCCATCGTATTCGATACAGTACGCCGCTACTTGGAGTATCGGGACTATGATGTGAAATTCGTCTCAAACTTCACTGATGTCGACGATAAGCTCATCAAGGCGGCCAACGAGCTTGGTGAAGAGGTACCGACGATCGCCAAGCGCTTCATCGATGCATACTTTGAAGACACCGGGGCTCTCGGATGCCAGAAAGCCGATATCCATCCGACCGTGACGGATAACATCGATACCATCATTGAATTCATCTCGGCGCTTGTTGATAAAGGGTTCGCCTATGAATCCCAAGGAGATGTATACTACCGCACAAGGAAGTTTGACGGATACGGGAAGCTGTCCCATCAGTCCGTCGATGAGCTGAAAGTCGGAGCGCGTATCGACGTGGGCGATAAAAAAGAAGACGAACTCGACTTCGTCCTGTGGAAATCAGCGAAAGAAGGGGAAATCTCCTGGGAGAGCCCTTGGGGACATGGGCGTCCGGGCTGGCATATCGAGTGCTCGGCCATGGCGAAGCGCTACCTCGGGGATACGATCGATATTCACGCAGGCGGACAGGATCTTACATTCCCCCATCACGAAAATGAGATTGCCCAATCAGAGGCCCTGACCGGAAAGCCTTTCGCGAAATACTGGCTTCATAACGGATATATCAATATCGATAACGAAAAAATGTCGAAGTCATTGGGGAACTTTGTATTGGTTCACGACATCATCAAGGAACACGATCCACAAGTGCTGCGTTTCTTCATGCTGTCGGTCCATTACCGCCATCCGATCAACTATAATCTGGAGTTGCTGGAGAACGCGAAGACGGCCCTTGACCGTATCCGCACCTCGTATGATAATCTCCAGCATCGCAAGGAAACGAGCGCCAATCTTGCAGATCACGATCAGGAATGGTTCAGCAAGGTCGCGGCTCTCAAAGACCAATTCATCGAAGCGATGGACGATGACTTCAATACGGCGAATGGGATCTCCTCCCTGTTTGAACTTTCCCGGCAGGCGAACTATTACCTCATGGAAAAGAACACCTCGACAGCCGTCATTGATTCATTCCTTGCCCAGTTCCAAGAGTTCTTCGGCGTACTCGGGCTCTCCCTTGCTGCCAGTGAAGAACTTGTAGATGAAGAGATCGATGAGCTGATCGAGAAGCGGCTTCAGGCACGTAAAGACCGTGATTTCCAATTGGCAGATGAAATCCGTGATACGTTGAAAGCGCGGAATATCATCCTCGAAGACACTCCTCAAGGCACACGCTGGAAAAGAGGTTGA
- the sigH gene encoding RNA polymerase sporulation sigma factor SigH, which yields MDDEAIIEAVHQGHSEALDYLIKKYRNFVRAKARSYFLIGADKEDIVQEGMIGLYKAIRDYREDKLTSFKAFAELCITRQIITAIKTATRQKHIPLNSYVSLDKPIYDDESDRTLLDVISGAKVMDPEALIINREEFDNMEDKMAELLSDLERKVLALYLDGQSYQEISEELNRHVKSIDNALQRVKRKLERYLEVREITM from the coding sequence ATGGATGACGAAGCAATCATAGAAGCGGTTCATCAGGGTCATAGCGAAGCGCTGGATTATTTGATTAAGAAATATCGCAATTTCGTAAGGGCGAAAGCACGTTCCTACTTCCTGATCGGTGCAGATAAAGAAGATATCGTGCAGGAGGGGATGATCGGCCTTTATAAGGCCATCCGCGACTACAGGGAGGACAAGCTAACCTCTTTCAAGGCGTTTGCGGAACTGTGCATCACCCGACAGATCATAACAGCCATTAAGACAGCCACTAGACAGAAACACATACCGCTCAATTCCTACGTGTCATTGGACAAGCCGATTTATGATGACGAATCGGACAGAACGCTGCTCGATGTCATCTCAGGTGCGAAAGTCATGGATCCTGAAGCTCTCATCATCAACCGTGAAGAATTCGATAATATGGAAGATAAGATGGCCGAGCTCCTGAGTGATCTTGAACGGAAGGTGCTCGCATTGTATCTTGACGGGCAATCCTACCAGGAAATCTCAGAAGAGTTGAACCGCCATGTGAAGTCCATCGACAACGCATTGCAGCGCGTGAAGCGGAAGCTTGAACGCTACTTGGAAGTCCGGGAAATAACCATGTAA
- the cysE gene encoding serine O-acetyltransferase, which produces MFKTFKEDIDVVFDQDPAARNYFEVVLTYSGLHAIWAHRVAHAFFKRRFFFLARVISQISRFFTGVEIHPGAKIGRRFFIDHGMGVVIGETCEIGDNVTLFQGVTLGGTGKEKGKRHPTIRDNALIATGAKVLGSIVVGENSKVGAGSVVLKDVPPNSTVVGIPGKVVIQDGVKIQKDLNHCDLPDPINDRIKQLQSEIEELRSLLQEEHGRSRSS; this is translated from the coding sequence ATGTTCAAGACATTCAAAGAAGACATCGATGTCGTGTTCGATCAGGATCCGGCCGCGAGGAATTATTTCGAAGTGGTCCTTACGTACTCGGGACTGCATGCCATCTGGGCCCACAGGGTCGCCCACGCATTTTTCAAACGGAGATTCTTTTTCCTCGCCCGTGTGATTTCTCAGATCAGCCGCTTCTTCACCGGAGTGGAGATCCACCCTGGTGCGAAAATCGGACGCCGTTTCTTCATCGACCACGGGATGGGTGTGGTCATCGGAGAGACGTGTGAGATCGGGGACAACGTCACCCTTTTCCAAGGCGTCACACTCGGGGGTACGGGTAAAGAGAAAGGGAAGCGGCACCCTACGATAAGAGACAATGCCCTTATTGCGACAGGAGCAAAAGTATTAGGTTCCATCGTAGTTGGGGAAAATTCTAAAGTAGGGGCAGGATCGGTCGTCTTGAAGGATGTCCCACCGAACTCCACTGTCGTGGGCATCCCGGGGAAAGTCGTGATACAGGACGGGGTGAAGATCCAGAAGGACCTGAACCACTGTGACCTGCCGGATCCGATCAACGACCGCATCAAACAGCTGCAATCAGAAATCGAAGAACTCAGGAGTCTATTACAAGAGGAACATGGAAGGAGTCGATCGTCTTGA
- a CDS encoding PIN/TRAM domain-containing protein, which yields MLKRIVQACFLIVGGTLGILLIPELLSVINMADISLINNAYMTAILGAIIFYIISFWAVEYVVNFVKWFEDSLVKAPVTDLLFGSLGLIIGLIVAYLLGIAVNQLEFPILNAVVPVLLTLLLGYLGFQVGFKKRDEMVGLFGNSRSKKKDSDEDDEENAVKTLKILDTSVIIDGRIADICQTGFLEGIVVIPQFVLEELQHIADSSDVLKRNRGRRGLDILNRIQKELPVEVQIYEGDFEEIQEVDSKLVKLAKLTNGIVVTNDFNLNKVCDLQGVQVLNINDLANAVKPVVLPGEELKVQVIKDGKEHNQGIAYLDDGTMIVVEEGRNYIGKYIDVLVTSVLQTSAGRMIFAKPKQLEKAL from the coding sequence ATGTTAAAAAGAATCGTTCAGGCATGCTTCCTTATCGTAGGTGGTACACTAGGGATCCTATTGATTCCGGAGTTATTGTCGGTCATCAACATGGCGGATATTTCATTAATCAATAATGCATATATGACTGCTATATTAGGTGCCATTATTTTTTATATTATTTCGTTCTGGGCAGTCGAGTATGTGGTGAACTTTGTCAAATGGTTTGAAGATAGTTTGGTAAAGGCCCCGGTGACGGATTTGCTCTTTGGAAGTCTTGGTCTGATTATCGGATTGATCGTTGCGTACCTGTTGGGAATTGCCGTCAATCAGCTTGAATTCCCGATTTTGAATGCGGTCGTACCGGTGCTCTTGACCTTGCTGCTTGGGTATCTTGGTTTCCAGGTCGGCTTCAAGAAGCGGGATGAAATGGTAGGTCTCTTCGGCAATTCTCGTTCTAAGAAGAAAGATTCCGACGAGGATGATGAGGAGAACGCCGTGAAGACCCTCAAGATTCTCGATACAAGCGTGATCATCGACGGACGTATTGCAGACATCTGTCAAACGGGATTCCTCGAAGGCATCGTCGTCATTCCTCAGTTTGTCCTCGAAGAGCTCCAGCATATCGCGGATTCATCCGACGTATTGAAGCGGAATCGCGGACGTCGAGGACTTGATATTTTGAACCGCATCCAAAAGGAATTGCCGGTTGAGGTCCAGATCTACGAGGGCGACTTCGAAGAGATCCAAGAGGTGGATTCGAAGCTTGTGAAGCTTGCGAAACTCACGAACGGAATCGTTGTGACCAATGATTTCAACCTGAATAAGGTATGCGACCTTCAAGGGGTACAAGTATTGAATATCAATGACCTGGCCAACGCCGTTAAGCCTGTCGTCCTTCCTGGTGAAGAACTGAAGGTACAGGTGATCAAAGATGGTAAAGAGCATAATCAGGGCATTGCCTACCTCGATGACGGAACGATGATCGTTGTGGAGGAAGGGCGCAATTACATCGGCAAATATATCGATGTCCTAGTCACTTCGGTGCTGCAGACCTCCGCGGGGCGGATGATCTTTGCAAAGCCAAAACAATTGGAAAAAGCGCTCTAA
- a CDS encoding NYN domain-containing protein: MDILLVDGYNIIGAWHELNELKKKDLSAARDRLVEQMAEYQGYTGYRVIVIFDAYYVQGIARKYNNYKVEVIFTKENETADERIEKLAIELNNIKTQIHVATSDFTEQWAIFGQGALRKSARELLNEVNAIEKKIEKKVRNSTDRKPPTKIPLSNEVAEIFEKWRRGER; encoded by the coding sequence ATGGACATTCTCCTAGTGGACGGATATAACATCATCGGTGCCTGGCACGAGCTGAACGAGCTGAAGAAGAAGGACTTGTCGGCTGCCAGGGACCGCCTGGTGGAACAGATGGCTGAATACCAAGGGTATACCGGCTATCGGGTGATCGTCATTTTTGACGCCTATTACGTGCAGGGAATCGCAAGGAAATACAACAACTATAAGGTGGAAGTGATTTTCACCAAAGAGAATGAGACGGCAGATGAGCGGATCGAGAAACTTGCCATCGAGCTCAACAACATCAAGACGCAGATCCATGTAGCGACGTCTGACTTCACGGAGCAGTGGGCGATATTCGGTCAGGGAGCCCTGCGGAAATCGGCCAGGGAACTTCTGAACGAAGTAAATGCCATCGAAAAGAAAATCGAAAAAAAAGTACGAAATTCGACAGACCGAAAGCCCCCTACGAAGATACCGTTGTCGAATGAAGTCGCTGAAATCTTTGAGAAATGGCGGCGCGGAGAACGATGA
- a CDS encoding Mini-ribonuclease 3 translates to MLYETNEHIDAKQMNPLALAYMGDAVYETYVRQLLLTKGRVKPNQLHRAATSYVSAKSQAAILKWMFEEELLSEEEVLVVKRGRNAKSGTTPKNTDVQTYKHSTAFEALLGFLFLQNRIERLEELITLIFEQKGKEERA, encoded by the coding sequence ATGCTGTACGAAACGAATGAACACATCGATGCGAAACAAATGAATCCGCTGGCCTTGGCCTATATGGGGGATGCCGTGTATGAAACGTATGTGCGGCAGCTCCTCCTCACCAAAGGAAGGGTCAAGCCCAATCAGCTCCACCGGGCCGCCACAAGCTATGTGTCGGCAAAATCACAGGCGGCGATCCTCAAGTGGATGTTCGAGGAAGAGCTCCTCTCTGAAGAGGAGGTCCTGGTCGTCAAACGGGGAAGGAATGCGAAATCCGGCACCACCCCCAAGAATACAGATGTGCAGACGTATAAGCATAGTACCGCTTTTGAAGCGCTGCTCGGATTTCTTTTCCTTCAGAATCGCATCGAGCGGCTGGAGGAATTGATCACGTTGATCTTTGAACAAAAAGGAAAGGAGGAAAGAGCATGA
- the disA gene encoding DNA integrity scanning diadenylate cyclase DisA, which yields MEDKKAKDKSISDILQFVAPGAPIRDGIDNVLRANTGGLIVVGYNDKVKSVLDGGFHINCPFSPSYLYELAKMDGAIVLNESGTKIILANAQLAPDVYVPSTETGMRHRTAERVARQTNALVIAISQRRNVITLYQGNFRYALKDISVILTKANQAVQTLEKYKVVLDQSISNLSVLEFEELVTQSDLLQVLHRFEMVLRIKNELLTYLSELGTEGRLIRLQMNELLSDIESEAMLIFRDYAMDRNVKAFELLYKFQELVRSEVLEDNVLLKLLGYQGYPHHDEAMFPRGYRVLNKIPRLPIVIIENVINEYDALHHIVKATVEDLDEVEGIGEVRARKIKEGLKLIKEQTFADRQL from the coding sequence ATGGAAGATAAAAAGGCAAAGGATAAATCCATATCGGATATTTTACAATTCGTTGCGCCCGGTGCGCCTATCCGGGATGGGATCGATAATGTGCTCCGGGCCAATACCGGCGGACTTATCGTCGTCGGATACAATGACAAGGTCAAGTCCGTTCTGGACGGAGGCTTTCATATCAATTGTCCATTTTCACCGAGCTATCTGTATGAGCTGGCGAAAATGGACGGGGCGATCGTCCTGAACGAATCCGGGACGAAGATCATCCTGGCCAATGCCCAGCTTGCCCCCGATGTGTATGTTCCTTCTACAGAGACAGGGATGAGGCATCGTACGGCAGAAAGGGTGGCAAGGCAGACGAATGCCCTTGTCATTGCCATCTCGCAGCGCCGGAACGTCATCACCCTGTACCAGGGCAATTTCCGATACGCCCTGAAGGACATTTCCGTCATCCTGACCAAAGCCAATCAGGCTGTACAGACATTGGAGAAATACAAAGTCGTCCTCGATCAGAGCATCTCCAATCTATCGGTTTTGGAGTTCGAAGAATTGGTGACCCAGAGCGATCTGCTCCAGGTTCTCCATCGATTCGAAATGGTCCTCAGGATCAAAAATGAGCTTCTGACGTATCTGAGTGAACTCGGCACGGAGGGAAGACTGATCCGCCTGCAGATGAATGAACTGCTTTCAGACATCGAGAGCGAGGCCATGTTGATCTTCCGGGATTACGCCATGGACCGCAACGTGAAAGCATTCGAGCTTCTATACAAGTTCCAGGAGCTTGTGCGCTCAGAAGTCCTTGAAGACAATGTGCTCCTGAAGCTTCTGGGTTATCAGGGCTATCCCCACCACGACGAGGCGATGTTCCCGCGCGGATACCGTGTATTGAACAAGATCCCGCGCCTGCCGATTGTCATCATCGAGAACGTGATCAACGAGTATGATGCTCTTCATCATATCGTGAAAGCGACGGTCGAAGACCTTGATGAAGTGGAAGGGATCGGGGAAGTGAGGGCGCGCAAGATTAAAGAAGGTCTCAAACTCATAAAAGAACAAACGTTCGCTGACCGGCAATTATAG
- the ispD gene encoding 2-C-methyl-D-erythritol 4-phosphate cytidylyltransferase codes for MEYQVVIPAAGRGKRMKADRNKLLLELDGAPIIVHTLQVFDRDPLCQGIFVAIHPDEREEFEALIDRHDIGKDIRLVDGGKERQDSVYQALLEVDHEVVLVHDGARPFISRSVIHELAERAGETGGAIAAVPVKDTIKKVMDGKVEETIERSSLWMVQTPQAFRVSSLKKAHDAAMEEGFLGTDDASLVERLGEDVSIVESDYDNIKLTTPEDMFFAEAILKKRTEGGKHHV; via the coding sequence ATGGAGTATCAAGTGGTCATCCCGGCTGCCGGAAGGGGCAAAAGGATGAAAGCGGATCGGAATAAGCTGCTTCTTGAGTTGGACGGGGCACCCATCATTGTCCATACCCTTCAAGTGTTCGACCGGGATCCCCTGTGCCAGGGGATCTTTGTTGCTATCCATCCCGATGAACGGGAAGAGTTCGAAGCTCTGATCGATCGTCATGATATCGGCAAGGATATCCGTCTCGTCGACGGGGGGAAAGAAAGACAGGATAGCGTGTATCAGGCATTGCTTGAGGTCGATCATGAAGTCGTACTCGTTCATGATGGTGCCAGGCCGTTCATTTCCCGGTCGGTCATCCACGAGCTCGCTGAGCGGGCCGGGGAGACAGGCGGGGCGATTGCCGCGGTTCCGGTGAAGGATACCATCAAGAAAGTCATGGATGGGAAAGTCGAAGAAACGATCGAGCGCTCAAGCTTGTGGATGGTGCAGACCCCACAGGCTTTTCGCGTTTCATCTTTAAAAAAAGCCCACGATGCAGCAATGGAGGAAGGGTTCCTAGGCACCGATGACGCTTCACTTGTGGAGCGTCTGGGGGAAGACGTGTCCATCGTGGAAAGTGATTATGACAATATCAAATTGACAACGCCGGAGGATATGTTTTTTGCCGAGGCGATATTGAAGAAGAGAACAGAAGGAGGAAAACATCATGTTTAG